The sequence ATGTTGTAGTCATGGTCAATCATCGAGAATTTGTTCTCGAACGAGAGTACTCGTACACCAACCGGGTAGGGCTTCTTGGTGGCTGAACTCCAGAACACACCTTGACCAGGGATTGGCTCGTTCAGCAGACCGCTCAAGATGTCTGAACTGAAGTGCGCGTTGGCGCTCTTAATATTTTGAAGATCACTGGCAGACAGCAGGTGGAACACGAACCAGTTGTCGCCCTGACTCAAAATCTCGTTAGGAATGCTTCCGGGTTGTTGGGTAATGAGCACCGCTCCAAGATCGTATTTTCGCCCCTCCTTCACCCATTCAATATAGGGGCCGGAACCCGATGCGCGTTCATTCAAAACGCTTTGAGCCTCTTCCACAACAGCTATCGTTGGAATAGTTTTCGGGTTGGCATCCGTGAACTGTTCTTGGTTGTGGTCGAATATTTTCCGAAGGAGGATGCCACTGAGAATCAGCCCCTGATTCCCGCGCATTTGCGACACGTCAATCACGCAGAGCTTTCCAGCGCTCAGTGAATCCAAAAGCTTGTCTAACAGGGTGCTGCTTGGGTCATGCAGCATACGCACAATGTTGGTCATGTGACTTCGGGCAGCGATTGCCTCTACAGACCCTTCTTGAACATGTATAATCGCGGCGATCTCATTCTCGTCAGCACGATTCCCATCGCGGTAGATCAGGTCGACCAGTCTGGACCAGCCATCCATAGGGAGACCGCGTAACTTTACAACGTTCTGCTGATCTTGCTTCTCTGGGCTTATCGCAATTGAGATCACATCGCCTGGGCGCAAGCGTCGAATATCCAAGCGGATTCCGCCCGCAACAAACGACTGATAGAACGCACTTGAGTTGTGGCGGTTCGTGAAGACAACCAGTTCGTCTTCCAGGTGAGGAACATCGCACAGACCAGGGCGTCCTTTATCGTCTGGCCAGAAGTATTCACCATCGGGATCGAACAGCAGTGTGCCAACAGGCACTTGAACACCCTTGCGTTTCTCAACAGTAGGCGTCTCTCTATAAAGCTCCGAAAACAGCAGTTTGTTGAGGTTTGATTTTCCGAAGCCTGCTCGGGCAAAGATAAAAGAACGACGAGAGACGAGATGATGGATCGGGAATTTAACCATCACCTCGGGTTCTTTTATCTGCATCCCAGGCTCCACCGAAGCATAGGGGCTATCACCGCAGTAGACATACTCGCCCAATGCAAAGTGGCCGATAGGCTCTGCCTGCTGGTTGTGTCCGACGATCTCTCTGAGGACTTCATCATCCAGAAAGGCTACCGGGCTACCCACGTGGGGAAGTCGGCGGTGTGAGGGCAGGAAGTGCAGCGCCGTTTCGTTTTGGCGAAGGACCCCGAGTACGCGAATGTCGACCTTGTACTTTAAGTATTTTTCTCTCAGATCCTCTGGGACAGGGCGCTCCTCCTGCATGGCTCGGACGTTGAATTCCTCTCCAACACCACTGGAAAGCTTGCCTGCTGATGAGAGCGAGGTGATTCTGCCAAGGACCGCCTCATCGTCGGATTCAAGCTGCACAAGAAGGAATTGCCCATGCATTGGGATGCTCTGAAAATCAGACCGGTATGGCAGAACCAAGTCGGCATGGAACTCTAAGCCGCCTTCCGAGAACCCTCTGAATACACCGATGATTTGATGTCGGGGAAAGAGTTTGAATGCCGCCACTATTTTTTTCTCCATTAATACCGGCGTTGCGCAGGATCAGCATCCTGGAACCGAGCAATATCCAATACTTTGCTGTTCTCTCCGAGCAGCTTACGGATGCCATCAAAAATCTCGTCTTGTAGTACGTCGAAGTCAAAATCAACCAGAGCCGCATTCTCGTGCGCCCTTTGCAGGCAGAGCGGATAAAAAGGCACGGGAAAACCGTTTTCCGCATCTGCCAGTAGGTATCCCATCGTCGCGTGGGCTTCTTTCACCTGGGGAACGAAGATGTCTACTGGCCATACCGAGTCGTGTGAACTCTTCCCGAACTTCACGAAGAACATCTTCCCACCGACGAATTTGTTAACCTCTTGGCCGTCGAAGTTCATGTCGTCGCCGCGTGCGTACTCTTGCCATGCGTAGGCTTTGCCCTCGATGTCCCTCGGAATCTCGACATAGCAGGGGTATGGCGAGTTCATGACGCTCTCGAGTTGCATGGCGAGCCTGTAACGGGAGAGCACCTTGCTGTGTTTCGCGAGTCCCA is a genomic window of Pseudomonadota bacterium containing:
- a CDS encoding DUF87 domain-containing protein, giving the protein MAAFKLFPRHQIIGVFRGFSEGGLEFHADLVLPYRSDFQSIPMHGQFLLVQLESDDEAVLGRITSLSSAGKLSSGVGEEFNVRAMQEERPVPEDLREKYLKYKVDIRVLGVLRQNETALHFLPSHRRLPHVGSPVAFLDDEVLREIVGHNQQAEPIGHFALGEYVYCGDSPYASVEPGMQIKEPEVMVKFPIHHLVSRRSFIFARAGFGKSNLNKLLFSELYRETPTVEKRKGVQVPVGTLLFDPDGEYFWPDDKGRPGLCDVPHLEDELVVFTNRHNSSAFYQSFVAGGIRLDIRRLRPGDVISIAISPEKQDQQNVVKLRGLPMDGWSRLVDLIYRDGNRADENEIAAIIHVQEGSVEAIAARSHMTNIVRMLHDPSSTLLDKLLDSLSAGKLCVIDVSQMRGNQGLILSGILLRKIFDHNQEQFTDANPKTIPTIAVVEEAQSVLNERASGSGPYIEWVKEGRKYDLGAVLITQQPGSIPNEILSQGDNWFVFHLLSASDLQNIKSANAHFSSDILSGLLNEPIPGQGVFWSSATKKPYPVGVRVLSFENKFSMIDHDYNMPAGNTFASGIKKTHDVVPDPETGEIDPLKVFHMRAVERLQNDQSIREKLKSDGMPWGAMNKIVEECIPEGITQDASDLAYREVKHAMDEAFGPQGQYWETFKNEGTGKTWIRLI